A region from the Citrobacter telavivensis genome encodes:
- the nrfC gene encoding cytochrome c nitrite reductase Fe-S protein has translation MSCSRRQFITGVGALVAVSGTAGRVVAKTLNINGVRYGMVHDESLCIGCTACMDACREVNNVPEGVSRLTIIRSEPLGTFPDVKYRFFRHSCQHCDHAPCVDVCPTGASYRDAANGIVDVNPDLCVGCQYCIAACPYRVRFIHPVTKTVDKCDFCRKTNLKAGKLPACVESCPTKALTFGNLDDPDSDISRLLRQKTTYRYKLALGTKPKVYRVPFKYGEVSQ, from the coding sequence ATGAGTTGCTCTCGTCGCCAGTTCATCACCGGCGTCGGCGCGCTGGTGGCCGTCAGCGGTACTGCAGGACGCGTGGTGGCGAAAACGTTGAATATTAACGGCGTGCGATACGGCATGGTGCATGATGAATCATTATGCATCGGCTGTACCGCCTGTATGGATGCCTGTCGGGAAGTCAACAACGTACCGGAAGGGGTGTCGCGACTCACCATCATTCGCAGCGAACCGCTGGGCACGTTTCCGGATGTGAAGTACCGCTTCTTCCGTCATTCGTGCCAGCACTGCGATCATGCGCCGTGTGTTGACGTCTGCCCGACCGGGGCATCGTATCGCGATGCCGCGAATGGCATCGTGGACGTGAACCCGGATCTCTGCGTCGGCTGCCAGTACTGCATCGCCGCGTGTCCGTACCGCGTGCGCTTTATCCATCCGGTCACGAAAACGGTGGATAAATGCGATTTCTGCCGCAAAACCAACCTGAAAGCGGGCAAATTGCCGGCCTGCGTCGAGTCGTGCCCGACGAAGGCGCTGACGTTTGGCAATCTGGACGATCCTGACAGCGATATTTCCCGACTGCTGCGACAGAAAACCACGTATCGCTACAAGCTGGCGCTGGGTACCAAACCGAAGGTCTACCGCGTTCCCTTTAAATATGGGGAGGTGAGCCAATGA
- the nrfE gene encoding heme lyase NrfEFG subunit NrfE — protein sequence MDVLLPEAGFLALLFSLGVNVLTPLAVLAGERLRWQGVMRLASAGVWAQFACLLLAFSILVFCFLTSDFSVLYVAQHSHSLLSWGLKLAAVWGGHEGSLLLWVLFLSGWSALFAWRYRRESDPLFPLTLGVLCAIVAFLLLFIVFWSDPFVRIFPPAIEGRDLNPMLQHLGLILHPPLLYLGYGGLMVATGVALASLLHGDFTKMTAWVCWRWALPGWCALTLGIILGSWWAYCELGWGGWWFWDPVENASLLPWLSASALLHSLSVSRERGHFRHWSLLLAIVTLILSLLGTLIVRSGILVSVHAFALDNVRAVPLFALFAILSLVSLGLYGWRARASQQTVRLGVWSREMLILAALLLFCAVLLIVLIGTLYPMIYGLLGWGRLSVGAPYFNRATLPFGLLMLVAIAISMVRSRKGSVRRQRPALLAHAGVLVFAAGILFSSGSRQEISLNLSPGQQVELAGYTFRFERLELAAKGNYTTEKALITLWQGDKRIGSLTPERRFYSARRQQMMEPGIRWDLLHDWYAVMGEKTGEERYAMRLYVQSGVRWIWGGGLLMIAGALLSGWRGRKRDA from the coding sequence CTGGACGTACTCCTTCCTGAAGCCGGTTTTCTGGCGCTGCTATTCAGTCTCGGGGTCAACGTGTTGACCCCGCTTGCCGTACTGGCAGGTGAACGCCTGCGCTGGCAGGGCGTAATGCGTCTGGCGAGCGCAGGCGTCTGGGCGCAATTTGCGTGCCTGCTGCTCGCCTTTTCGATTCTGGTATTCTGCTTTCTGACCAGCGACTTCTCGGTTCTCTATGTGGCACAACACAGCCACAGCCTGTTGTCGTGGGGACTCAAACTGGCGGCGGTATGGGGTGGTCACGAAGGGTCGCTGTTGTTGTGGGTACTCTTCCTGTCCGGCTGGAGCGCGCTGTTTGCCTGGCGTTATCGCCGCGAATCGGATCCCCTGTTCCCGCTGACGCTCGGCGTGCTCTGCGCGATCGTCGCCTTTCTGCTGCTGTTCATCGTGTTCTGGTCCGATCCGTTTGTCCGCATTTTTCCGCCGGCAATAGAAGGACGCGATCTCAACCCGATGCTGCAACATCTGGGGCTGATCCTGCATCCGCCGCTGCTGTATCTCGGCTACGGTGGTTTGATGGTCGCCACCGGTGTGGCGCTGGCGTCCCTGCTGCATGGCGATTTCACGAAGATGACGGCCTGGGTATGCTGGCGCTGGGCGCTACCCGGCTGGTGCGCGCTGACGCTCGGTATCATTCTCGGTTCCTGGTGGGCGTATTGCGAACTGGGGTGGGGCGGCTGGTGGTTCTGGGACCCGGTGGAAAACGCCTCTTTATTACCCTGGCTTTCCGCCAGTGCGCTGCTGCACAGCCTGTCTGTGTCGCGCGAACGCGGCCATTTCCGCCACTGGTCGCTGCTGCTGGCGATCGTCACGCTGATCCTCTCTTTGCTGGGAACGCTGATAGTCCGCTCCGGCATTCTTGTTTCTGTACACGCCTTTGCGCTGGATAATGTGCGCGCTGTACCGCTGTTTGCCCTCTTTGCCATTCTGAGTCTGGTCTCGCTCGGCTTGTACGGCTGGCGGGCGCGAGCCAGTCAACAGACAGTCCGTTTAGGCGTATGGTCGCGCGAGATGTTGATTCTGGCAGCGCTGCTGCTCTTTTGCGCGGTGCTGCTGATTGTGCTGATTGGTACACTCTACCCGATGATTTATGGCCTGCTGGGTTGGGGACGACTCTCCGTGGGCGCACCGTATTTTAACCGTGCTACCTTACCGTTTGGGCTGTTGATGCTGGTAGCGATCGCTATTTCGATGGTCAGAAGCCGGAAGGGGTCTGTACGCCGCCAGCGTCCGGCGCTGCTGGCGCACGCTGGCGTGCTGGTTTTTGCCGCGGGGATTCTCTTCTCCAGCGGCAGTCGCCAGGAGATAAGCCTCAACCTGAGCCCGGGTCAGCAGGTTGAACTGGCAGGTTACACCTTCCGTTTTGAACGGCTGGAGCTGGCCGCGAAAGGGAACTACACCACCGAAAAGGCGCTTATTACGCTGTGGCAGGGTGACAAACGGATAGGTAGCCTGACGCCCGAGCGGCGCTTTTATTCCGCCCGCCGCCAGCAGATGATGGAGCCTGGCATCCGCTGGGATCTGCTTCACGACTGGTATGCGGTGATGGGCGAAAAAACCGGCGAGGAGCGTTATGCCATGCGCCTGTACGTGCAGAGCGGTGTGCGCTGGATCTGGGGCGGCGGGCTGTTGATGATTGCCGGGGCGCTGCTCAGCGGCTGGCGTGGGAGAAAGCGCGATGCGTAG
- the nrfD gene encoding cytochrome c nitrite reductase subunit NrfD yields the protein MTNASAFHFESLVWDWPIAIYLFLIGISAGLVTLSILLRRYHPEAGGADSTLLRTTLVVGPGAIILGLLILIFHLTRPWTFWKLMFHYSFTSVMSMGVLLFQLYMVVLIVWLAIIFQKEVIALQQRWFPRLEVVQKGLTLLTPFNRGLETLMLVLAVLLGAYTGFLLSVLKSYPFLNNPILPVLFLFSGISSGAAVALIAMALRQRGNPHSTEAHFIHRVETPVVWLEIFLLAAFFVGLALGDDGKMRALSAALGGGFWTWWFWIGVAGLGLIVPMLLKPWASRGSTFHGVLAVCGASLTGVLLLRFFILYAGQLTVA from the coding sequence ATGACAAACGCATCTGCTTTCCACTTTGAATCGCTGGTGTGGGACTGGCCTATCGCCATCTATCTGTTTCTGATCGGTATCTCTGCCGGACTGGTGACGCTGTCGATCCTGCTGCGCCGTTACCATCCGGAGGCGGGCGGAGCGGACAGTACACTGCTGCGCACCACGCTGGTGGTGGGGCCAGGGGCGATTATTCTCGGTCTGCTGATTCTGATCTTCCACCTGACGCGTCCCTGGACCTTCTGGAAGCTGATGTTCCACTACAGCTTTACGTCGGTGATGTCGATGGGGGTTCTGCTGTTCCAGTTGTATATGGTCGTGCTGATTGTGTGGCTGGCCATCATCTTTCAAAAAGAGGTCATTGCCCTGCAACAGCGTTGGTTCCCCCGTCTGGAGGTGGTGCAGAAGGGGCTGACGCTGTTAACGCCGTTCAACCGTGGACTCGAAACGCTGATGCTGGTGCTGGCCGTGCTGCTGGGGGCTTATACCGGTTTCCTGCTTTCGGTACTGAAATCCTATCCGTTCCTGAATAACCCGATCCTGCCGGTATTGTTCCTGTTCTCCGGGATCTCTTCCGGTGCGGCGGTGGCGCTGATCGCGATGGCGTTACGCCAGCGCGGTAACCCGCACAGTACCGAGGCGCACTTTATTCACCGCGTGGAAACCCCGGTGGTGTGGCTAGAGATCTTCCTGCTGGCCGCCTTCTTTGTGGGGCTGGCTCTGGGGGATGACGGCAAAATGCGCGCGCTGTCGGCGGCGCTGGGCGGAGGCTTCTGGACGTGGTGGTTCTGGATCGGCGTCGCGGGGCTGGGACTGATCGTTCCGATGCTACTGAAACCCTGGGCCAGTCGTGGTTCGACGTTTCACGGTGTGCTGGCGGTATGTGGTGCCAGCCTGACGGGCGTACTGTTGCTGCGCTTTTTCATTCTTTATGCTGGACAGCTCACGGTTGCATAG
- the nrfB gene encoding cytochrome c nitrite reductase pentaheme subunit has product MSVFRSLLTAGVLASGLLWSLSGITATPTPQESERWTVTQQRSPDAACLDCHKPDTEGMHGKHASVTNPNNKLPVTCTNCHGKPSPQHREGAKDVMRFNEPMYNVEQQNSVCLSCHLPEQLQKAFWPHDVHVTKVACASCHSLHPKQDTMQTLSDKGRVKICVDCHSDQRNNPNFNPASVPLLKEHP; this is encoded by the coding sequence ATGAGCGTATTCCGTTCGTTATTAACTGCTGGGGTGCTGGCGTCAGGTCTGTTATGGAGCCTGAGTGGGATAACCGCCACGCCAACGCCGCAGGAGTCTGAACGCTGGACGGTCACCCAACAGCGTAGCCCGGATGCCGCGTGTCTGGACTGTCACAAGCCGGATACCGAAGGGATGCATGGTAAGCATGCATCCGTGACCAATCCGAACAACAAACTGCCGGTCACCTGTACCAATTGTCATGGCAAGCCATCGCCTCAGCACCGTGAAGGGGCGAAGGATGTGATGCGCTTCAACGAGCCGATGTACAACGTGGAGCAGCAGAACAGCGTTTGTCTGTCCTGTCACTTGCCTGAGCAGTTGCAAAAAGCGTTCTGGCCGCACGATGTCCACGTGACTAAAGTGGCCTGCGCCAGTTGTCACTCACTGCATCCGAAGCAAGACACGATGCAGACGTTAAGCGATAAAGGACGGGTTAAGATTTGCGTCGATTGCCATAGCGATCAGCGTAACAATCCGAACTTTAATCCGGCGTCTGTTCCTTTGCTTAAGGAGCATCCATGA
- the nrfA gene encoding ammonia-forming nitrite reductase cytochrome c552 subunit: MARITLRARRFFSLVVPLFFISAVYAEQTPEPAKTVTVEAKNEVFAPQHPDQYLSWKATSEQSKREDALAEDPRLVILWAGYPFSRDYNKPRGHAYAVTDVRETLRTGAPKTAEDGPLPMACWSCKSPDVARLIQKDGEDGYFHGMWARGGPEVVNNLGCGDCHNTASPDFAKGKPELTLSRPYAERAMETIGKPFDKAGRFDQQSMVCAQCHVEYHFDGKNKAVKFPWDDGMKVEDMEKYYDAITFADWTNSLSKTPMLKAQHPEYETWSVGIHGKNNVTCIDCHMPKVQNADGKLYTDHKIGNPFDNFPQTCANCHTQDKAALQNVVAERKKAINGLKIKVEDQLVRAHFEAKAAWDAGATEAEMKPILSDIRHAQWRWDLAIASHGIHMHAPEEGLRMLGIAMDKAADARTKLARLLATKGITHEIAIPDISTKEKAQAAIGLNMQQINADKQDFIKTVIPQWEEQARKNGLLSQ; the protein is encoded by the coding sequence ATGGCAAGGATTACACTACGCGCACGCCGTTTCTTCAGCCTGGTCGTACCGCTGTTTTTCATTTCTGCGGTTTATGCTGAGCAAACGCCCGAACCCGCAAAGACTGTTACCGTTGAAGCGAAGAATGAAGTCTTCGCCCCTCAGCACCCCGATCAATACCTTTCATGGAAAGCCACCTCAGAGCAATCAAAACGTGAAGACGCATTAGCGGAAGATCCCCGTCTGGTGATCTTGTGGGCGGGATATCCGTTCTCCCGGGATTACAACAAACCGCGTGGGCACGCCTATGCGGTGACCGATGTACGCGAAACGTTACGTACCGGCGCACCAAAGACGGCTGAAGACGGTCCATTACCGATGGCCTGCTGGAGCTGCAAAAGCCCGGACGTGGCGCGTCTTATCCAGAAAGACGGTGAAGACGGCTACTTCCACGGTATGTGGGCGCGCGGCGGTCCGGAAGTCGTTAACAACCTGGGCTGCGGCGATTGCCACAACACGGCGTCACCTGACTTCGCGAAAGGCAAACCTGAGCTGACGTTGTCTCGTCCGTACGCTGAACGCGCGATGGAGACCATCGGCAAGCCGTTCGATAAAGCCGGTCGTTTCGACCAACAGTCGATGGTGTGCGCGCAGTGTCATGTGGAATACCACTTTGACGGCAAAAACAAAGCCGTTAAGTTCCCGTGGGATGACGGCATGAAGGTCGAAGACATGGAGAAATATTATGACGCCATTACCTTCGCTGACTGGACCAACTCGCTGTCAAAAACCCCGATGCTGAAAGCGCAGCATCCGGAATATGAAACCTGGAGCGTGGGCATTCACGGCAAAAACAATGTGACCTGTATCGACTGTCACATGCCGAAAGTGCAGAACGCCGATGGCAAACTCTATACCGATCATAAGATTGGTAACCCGTTCGACAACTTCCCACAGACCTGCGCGAACTGCCATACCCAGGACAAAGCCGCCCTGCAAAATGTCGTTGCTGAGCGTAAGAAGGCGATCAATGGGCTGAAAATCAAGGTTGAAGATCAACTGGTGCGTGCTCACTTCGAAGCGAAAGCGGCCTGGGATGCGGGCGCAACGGAAGCGGAAATGAAACCGATTCTGAGTGATATCCGTCACGCGCAGTGGCGCTGGGATCTGGCCATTGCTTCTCACGGAATCCATATGCACGCTCCGGAAGAAGGTCTGCGGATGTTAGGCATCGCGATGGACAAAGCCGCCGATGCCCGGACGAAACTGGCGCGTCTGCTGGCAACCAAAGGCATCACCCATGAAATCGCGATACCAGATATCTCCACCAAAGAGAAAGCCCAGGCGGCCATTGGTCTGAACATGCAGCAGATTAACGCCGATAAGCAGGACTTTATCAAAACGGTGATTCCGCAGTGGGAAGAACAGGCGCGTAAAAACGGTTTGTTAAGCCAATAA
- the nrfG gene encoding heme lyase NrfEFG subunit NrfG — protein sequence MSLPERSDAPFRPLPLKWLALAVALMVIVCFSGYLLSPKWQAVRDEQRRLADPLHEFAETSTPEAQLLALQKQIRANPQDSEKWALLGEYYLWRNDYDNALLAYRQALRSRGENAEIYSALATVLYYQAGQHMTPASREMIDKALALDASEVTALMLLASDAFMQADYKQAILQWQKVLDLNSPRVNRVQLIESINMAKLLQNRQK from the coding sequence ATGAGTCTGCCCGAACGTTCAGACGCACCTTTTCGTCCGCTGCCGCTGAAGTGGCTGGCGCTGGCCGTTGCGCTGATGGTCATCGTTTGTTTCAGTGGTTATCTGCTGTCACCAAAATGGCAGGCCGTGCGTGACGAACAACGACGACTGGCCGATCCGCTGCATGAATTTGCTGAAACATCGACGCCGGAAGCCCAGTTGTTAGCCCTGCAAAAACAGATTCGCGCCAACCCGCAGGACAGCGAAAAGTGGGCGCTGCTCGGCGAGTATTATCTGTGGCGTAATGATTACGATAATGCGCTACTGGCTTATCGTCAGGCGCTGCGTAGCCGTGGAGAGAATGCGGAGATCTATTCGGCGCTGGCGACCGTGCTCTACTACCAGGCCGGGCAGCACATGACGCCGGCGTCTCGCGAGATGATTGACAAGGCGCTGGCGCTGGATGCTTCGGAAGTCACCGCATTAATGCTGCTGGCGTCGGATGCATTTATGCAGGCGGATTACAAACAGGCGATTTTGCAGTGGCAAAAAGTGCTGGATTTAAATTCGCCGCGGGTGAATCGTGTACAACTGATAGAGTCGATTAATATGGCGAAATTGTTACAGAATCGGCAGAAATAA
- a CDS encoding DUF485 domain-containing protein — translation MNDTIYQRIEDNARFRELVEKRQRFATILSIIMLVVYISFILLIAFAPGWLGTPLHEGTSVTRGIPIGVGVILISFVLTGIYIWRANGEFDRLNNAVLREVNAS, via the coding sequence ATGAATGACACCATTTATCAGCGGATAGAAGACAATGCGCGTTTCAGGGAGTTAGTTGAAAAAAGGCAACGGTTTGCCACGATACTGTCGATCATCATGCTGGTGGTCTATATCAGCTTTATTCTACTGATTGCCTTTGCGCCTGGCTGGCTGGGAACCCCGCTTCACGAGGGAACCAGCGTCACCCGGGGTATTCCGATTGGCGTGGGGGTGATTCTGATCTCCTTCGTTCTGACCGGCATCTATATCTGGCGGGCGAACGGCGAATTCGACCGTCTGAACAATGCAGTACTGCGCGAGGTTAACGCATCATGA
- the acs gene encoding acetate--CoA ligase has product MSQIHKHAIPANIADRCLINPEQYEAKYQQSINEPDTFWGEQGKILDWIKPYQKVKNTSFAPGNVSIKWYEDGTLNLAANCLDRHLQENGDRTAILWEGDDASQSKQISYRELHRDVCRFANTLQDLGIKKGDVVAIYMPMVPEAAVAMLACARIGAVHSVIFGGFSPEAVAGRIIDSSSKLVITADEGVRAGRSIPLKKNVDDALKNPNVKTIEHVVVLKRTGGNIEWQEGRDLWWSDLIDKASAEHQPAEMNAEDPLFILYTSGSTGKPKGVLHTTGGYLVYAATTFKYVFDYHPGDIYWCTADVGWVTGHSYLLYGPLACGATTLMFEGVPNWPTPARMSQVVDKHKVNILYTAPTAIRALMAEGDKAIEGTDRSSLRILGSVGEPINPEAWEWYWKKIGNEKCPVVDTWWQTETGGFMITPLPGATELKAGSATRPFFGVQPALVDNEGHPQEGAAEGNLVITDSWPGQARTLFGDHERFEQTYFSTFKNMYFSGDGARRDEDGYYWITGRVDDVLNVSGHRLGTAEIESALVAHPKIAEAAVVGIPHNIKGQAIYAYVTLNHGEEPSPELYAEVRNWVRKEIGPLATPDVLHWTDSLPKTRSGKIMRRILRKIAAGDTSNLGDTSTLADPGVVEKLLEEKQAIAMPS; this is encoded by the coding sequence ATGAGCCAAATTCACAAACACGCTATTCCCGCAAACATTGCGGATCGTTGCCTGATAAATCCGGAGCAGTACGAAGCGAAGTACCAACAATCTATTAACGAACCAGATACCTTCTGGGGCGAGCAGGGAAAAATTCTCGACTGGATCAAGCCGTACCAGAAAGTGAAGAACACCTCTTTCGCGCCGGGCAATGTGTCCATTAAATGGTACGAAGACGGTACGCTGAACCTGGCGGCAAACTGTCTCGACCGTCACCTGCAGGAAAATGGCGATCGTACCGCCATCCTCTGGGAAGGCGATGACGCCTCGCAGAGCAAACAGATTAGCTATCGCGAACTGCATCGTGATGTCTGTCGTTTCGCCAACACGCTGCAGGATCTGGGCATTAAAAAAGGCGATGTGGTTGCTATCTATATGCCGATGGTGCCAGAGGCCGCTGTCGCGATGCTGGCCTGCGCCCGCATTGGTGCCGTACATTCAGTAATCTTCGGTGGCTTCTCACCGGAAGCCGTTGCCGGGCGCATCATTGATTCCAGTTCGAAGCTGGTGATCACCGCCGACGAAGGCGTACGTGCCGGTCGCAGCATTCCGCTGAAGAAAAATGTCGACGATGCGCTGAAAAACCCGAACGTAAAAACCATCGAACATGTGGTTGTCCTCAAGCGCACCGGCGGCAACATTGAGTGGCAGGAAGGTCGCGACCTGTGGTGGAGCGACCTGATTGATAAGGCCAGCGCCGAGCATCAGCCTGCGGAAATGAATGCCGAAGATCCGTTGTTCATCCTCTATACCTCTGGCTCCACCGGTAAACCGAAGGGCGTGCTGCACACCACCGGCGGCTATCTGGTGTATGCCGCAACCACCTTTAAGTATGTATTTGACTACCATCCGGGCGATATCTACTGGTGTACCGCCGACGTGGGTTGGGTCACCGGACACAGCTACCTGCTGTATGGCCCACTGGCCTGCGGCGCCACCACGCTGATGTTTGAAGGGGTGCCAAACTGGCCAACTCCGGCGCGTATGAGCCAGGTGGTGGATAAGCATAAGGTTAACATTCTCTATACCGCGCCGACGGCGATCCGCGCCCTGATGGCGGAAGGCGATAAGGCGATTGAGGGCACTGACCGCTCATCGCTGCGCATTCTGGGTTCGGTTGGCGAGCCCATCAACCCGGAAGCATGGGAGTGGTACTGGAAGAAGATCGGTAATGAAAAATGCCCGGTGGTGGATACCTGGTGGCAGACCGAAACCGGTGGCTTCATGATCACCCCGCTGCCCGGCGCGACCGAACTGAAAGCCGGTTCTGCCACGCGTCCGTTCTTCGGCGTGCAACCGGCGCTGGTGGATAACGAAGGTCATCCGCAAGAAGGGGCCGCCGAAGGCAACCTGGTGATCACCGACTCCTGGCCGGGACAGGCGCGTACGCTGTTTGGCGATCACGAACGCTTTGAGCAAACCTACTTCTCAACCTTTAAAAACATGTACTTCAGCGGCGATGGCGCTCGTCGTGACGAAGACGGTTACTACTGGATCACCGGTCGCGTTGATGACGTACTGAACGTCTCCGGTCACCGTCTTGGCACGGCGGAAATTGAATCCGCGCTGGTCGCACATCCGAAGATCGCCGAAGCGGCGGTGGTCGGCATCCCGCACAACATCAAGGGACAGGCGATTTATGCCTATGTGACGCTGAATCACGGCGAAGAACCGTCCCCTGAGCTGTACGCCGAAGTGCGCAACTGGGTACGTAAAGAGATTGGCCCGCTGGCGACGCCAGACGTGCTGCACTGGACCGACTCACTGCCGAAAACCCGCTCCGGCAAAATCATGCGCCGCATATTGCGCAAGATCGCGGCGGGCGATACCAGCAATCTGGGCGATACCTCGACCCTCGCCGATCCTGGCGTGGTAGAGAAACTGCTCGAAGAGAAGCAGGCCATCGCGATGCCATCATAA
- the nrfF gene encoding heme lyase NrfEFG subunit NrfF: protein MAFILLLVISFSAHAQVVDTWAFDNPQQQEKALSIASQLRCPQCQNQNLLESNAPVAVSMRHQVYTMVAEGKNEAEITAWMTERYGDFVRYNPPLNGQTMLLWALPCLLLLLVGGVLWRVSTRQRKEEDEP, encoded by the coding sequence ATGGCGTTTATCTTACTGTTGGTTATCTCCTTTTCCGCTCATGCTCAGGTGGTGGATACCTGGGCTTTTGATAACCCGCAGCAGCAGGAAAAGGCGCTGTCGATCGCCAGCCAGCTACGCTGCCCGCAGTGTCAGAACCAAAACTTGCTGGAATCCAATGCGCCGGTTGCCGTCAGCATGCGTCATCAGGTCTATACGATGGTGGCAGAAGGGAAAAATGAAGCCGAAATCACCGCCTGGATGACCGAACGGTATGGTGATTTTGTCCGCTATAACCCGCCGCTCAATGGACAGACCATGCTGCTGTGGGCGCTTCCGTGCCTGCTGTTGCTGCTGGTGGGCGGGGTGCTCTGGCGGGTCAGTACGCGTCAACGTAAAGAGGAGGACGAGCCATGA
- the actP gene encoding cation/acetate symporter ActP, whose product MKRVLTALAATLPFAANAADAISGAVQRQPTNWQAIIMFLIFVVFTLGITYWASKRVRSRSDYYTAGGNITGFQNGLAIAGDYMSAASFLGISALVFTSGYDGLIYSLGFLVGWPIILFLIAERLRNLGRYTFADVASYRLKQGPIRILSACGSLVVVALYLIAQMVGAGKLIELLFGLNYHIAVVLVGVLMMMYVLFGGMLATTWVQIIKAVLLLFGASFMAFMVMKHVGFSFNNLFTEAMAVHPKGSAIMSPGGLVKDPISALSLGLGLMFGTAGLPHILMRFFTVSDAREARKSVFYATGFMGYFYILTFIIGFGAIMLVGANPAYKDAAGALIGGNNMAAVHLANAVGGNLFLGFISAVAFATILAVVAGLTLAGASAVSHDLYANVFRKGATERDELRVSKITVLVLGVIAIILGVLFENQNIAFMVGLAFAIAASCNFPIILLSMYWSKLTTRGAMLGGWLGLLTAVVLMVLGPTIWVQILGHEKAIFPYEYPALFSITVAFLGIWFFSATDNSAEGNREREQFRAQFIRSQTGFGVEQGRAH is encoded by the coding sequence ATGAAGAGAGTCCTGACGGCGCTTGCCGCCACACTACCCTTCGCGGCCAACGCGGCGGATGCCATTAGCGGTGCGGTACAACGCCAGCCGACCAACTGGCAGGCGATTATCATGTTCCTGATTTTCGTCGTATTTACACTGGGTATTACGTATTGGGCTTCTAAACGCGTACGTTCGCGTAGCGATTACTATACGGCGGGCGGGAATATCACCGGCTTCCAGAACGGACTGGCGATTGCCGGCGATTACATGTCGGCAGCGTCGTTCCTCGGGATCTCGGCACTGGTGTTTACTTCCGGCTATGACGGGTTGATCTACTCGCTGGGCTTCCTCGTGGGCTGGCCGATCATTCTGTTTCTGATCGCCGAACGTCTGCGTAACCTCGGTCGCTATACCTTTGCCGATGTGGCCTCCTATCGCCTGAAGCAAGGCCCGATCCGTATTCTGTCGGCCTGTGGTTCGCTGGTGGTCGTTGCCCTTTATCTGATTGCCCAGATGGTCGGCGCGGGCAAACTGATTGAACTGCTGTTCGGTCTGAACTACCACATCGCGGTGGTGCTGGTCGGCGTGCTGATGATGATGTACGTGCTGTTCGGCGGCATGCTGGCAACCACGTGGGTGCAGATCATCAAAGCCGTGCTGCTGCTGTTCGGCGCCAGCTTTATGGCCTTTATGGTGATGAAGCACGTGGGCTTTAGCTTCAATAACCTGTTCACCGAAGCGATGGCGGTGCACCCGAAAGGTTCTGCGATTATGAGTCCGGGCGGGCTGGTGAAAGACCCGATCTCTGCGCTCTCACTGGGGCTCGGCCTGATGTTTGGTACGGCGGGTTTGCCACACATCCTGATGCGTTTCTTCACGGTCAGCGATGCCCGCGAAGCGCGTAAGAGCGTGTTCTATGCCACCGGCTTTATGGGTTACTTCTACATCCTGACCTTCATCATCGGTTTTGGCGCCATTATGCTGGTCGGTGCGAATCCGGCGTATAAAGATGCGGCGGGCGCGCTGATTGGCGGGAACAACATGGCGGCGGTACACCTGGCGAATGCGGTGGGCGGCAACCTGTTCCTCGGCTTTATTTCAGCGGTGGCGTTCGCCACTATTCTGGCGGTCGTCGCCGGTCTGACGCTGGCGGGCGCCTCTGCGGTCTCTCACGATCTGTACGCGAACGTGTTCCGCAAAGGTGCGACCGAACGTGACGAGTTGCGGGTGTCGAAAATCACCGTGCTGGTGCTGGGCGTCATCGCCATTATTCTTGGCGTGCTGTTCGAGAATCAGAACATCGCTTTCATGGTAGGTCTGGCGTTTGCTATCGCCGCGAGCTGTAACTTCCCGATCATCCTGCTTTCCATGTACTGGTCGAAACTGACCACGCGTGGCGCAATGCTGGGCGGCTGGTTAGGCCTGTTGACTGCCGTGGTGTTGATGGTGCTTGGCCCTACCATTTGGGTACAAATCCTCGGCCACGAAAAGGCTATCTTCCCGTATGAATACCCGGCGCTGTTCTCCATTACCGTGGCATTCCTTGGGATCTGGTTCTTCTCTGCCACCGATAACTCGGCAGAAGGGAA